tcaattctttggcgctcagccttcttcacagtccaactctcacatccatacatgaccacaagaaaaaccatagtgttgacttaagggacctttgttggcaaagtaatgtctctgctttccaatatgctatctaggttggacataactttccttccaaggagtaagtgtcttttaatttcataatttcagtcaccatctgcagtgattttggagcccccaaaaataaagtctgacactgtttccactgtttccccatctatttcacatgaagtgatgggaccaaatgctatgtaatcttcgttttctgaatgttgagctttaagccaactttttcactctcctctttcactttcttcaagaggctttttagttcctcttcactttctgccataagggtggtgtcatctgcatatctgatgttattgatatttctcccagcaatcttgattccagcttgtacttcttccagtccagcgtttctcatgatgtactctgcagagaagttaaataagcagggtgacaatatacagccttgacgtactccgtttcctatttggaaccactctgttgttccatgcctgttctaactgttgcttcctggcctgcatacaaatttctcaagaggctggacaggtcgtctggtattcccatctatttcagaattttccacagtttattgtgatccacacagtcaaaggctttggcatagtcaataaaggagaaatagaagatAGTAAATGCCATTGCATCAAGTGTTCTAGAAGCCAGGAGCcaatatgtctgactcttttaaaaTCACAACAAAGGTAAAATGGAGGTGATACAAACAAATGAGAAGATAgggatagaaaaaaatattaaggacTGGATTGCTATGGGTAGAACCAAATGAACTTGATTTGGTGACAAATTCAGAAGCCAGTGACAGGGAGTCTAGAGGGATGACATAATTGGTGAGAAAACCCTGATGTTATCATATCAGAATCATCTGCTACTCTTGAGTTGGATGTCAGGGGACACAGAATCCCCTGGTTTCTGTTAGGGCAAGAAAATGAAGGGCACATTCAGAGAGTGTAAAATTATGAACTATCAgggctgtatagatggagaagtcttgaggctactgtaagaatgaGACTGAAAATCAGGGTGAGGGTGGGTAGGTTTTGTGGGTGGGTGTGAATGTGATGGAGGGCGGGTGCCCCTATGATCAAGAGGGGTGCTCCCGTGATCGACATGCCTGTGCGTGACAATGCATTGTCTCAAGCACACTCTtagaggcttaagtccaaaacctgagaacaccagagaactcctgactccagggaacattaatcgataacagctcatccaaaagcctccatacctacactgaaaccaagcaccacccaagagccaacaagttccagagcaagacatgccacgcaaattctccagcaatgcaggaaaatAGCCCTGACCTTCAATATACAGGATGCCCAAAGTCACAACAAACCCATAGGCATCTCTACCTAATTCAGATTTATCTCCTGTAACTTTTTGGGGTTTATGCAAAAGTCTTGGCTTAAGTGCAGTTTTGCCCAAATGATGACATCATTGAATAACAGAAGATGTGGCCACAGTCTCCATAGTAACAGCCAATGGGACTGGCAACTCTGTAAGCCAAATGATAGGACCAAAGTGTGGTGGAGGACCAGCGATGAGCCAATAACAGCTTTCCTGTGATTTTCATCTTGGAGATTGATTAGGAAGCAGTTGTGATggttttcttgttgattttctgttcaAGAGGTTGCTTTTAAGCATGGTGATTTAAGTACAGGCATCCAGATCTGGTAGTGGGACATGTCTCTAGTTCCTTGCATCAAAATAAGAGAAGGATGTTCAGCAACTCAGAGAATTCAGAGGACTCCTTCTTCTAACTCTAGCAATTTGAGTGTTTATgcttataataatatttattaaatttaatatccATTGTGTTTCTTGGTGCATTGACCTGTTCTTTCGTTTTGCTGTAGGTATGTAGGTGACTTTCAGTGTAGTTGGTGATTTTACAATTCCTTTGTTCCCCATTAATTTCTAGCTTACTACAACACTGAAGAGAGAATGCACTACATGATTTCAATGTTTTGTACTTTTCTatgattttcattaaaattcagtATTTCATCCTATTTTAAACTATACTTTCTTGAACTCTTAGTAAGAAAATACTGTAGAGCAAAGGGAACTATAGCAATTATTTTTGTAGTAACTTTGAACAGTTTAATATATATAGTTATTGAACACTATGTTGTAAACCTGAACTAATAtagtattgtaaatcagctaaacttaaataaaaaatttcaaaattaaaaaaaaaaattctcaggacTCTTGAATTTGGATGTAGAAACCTGTGAACGATGTCAGTATCAGCCAAACGATGAGAGAAAACTAGAGAAAATGCAGAATTCTAGCCTTTTTTGAGCCCAGATTTAGTGCTTCGTTAGGTCAGTCAGATATGATAGAGTTCTATAATGTCTAAATTATTGTTCTAGCAATTTCATTTCCCATTTTATTCTCATTCTCCCATAAGTGTattatggaattcttcagaagtATTTTATGTGTGATATGCAATAAAGTGAAGAAACAGATATACCCATCCACTACCTATATTATACTTATCACACATATGCCAGATTAAGCATGCAAGTAATTTTATAAACGGGGATTGATATATAGTACAGGAATGGCAAAACAAACTTTTCACAAAGATTTAACTTTTCTAGTTCCCTGGTTTCTGAAATTCTATTAAACATTCATACAGATGTTTTGAATCAATGCTTTTCTAGCAGAGAATCAGTTACTCTTGAAAACACAAGCTTCCATGGCCTGCAATTTTACATCCATTAGAGAGTGTCCAGCGAGAGCAGCTCAATCTCCTGTCTCCACTGGTACAACCAATGGTCAACTGGCAAGCTGTGAGCCACAGCCGTTGACTGAAAGTGTGTTTGAGGGACCAGGGCTGAACAGATATAGCTTTTCTATGAAATTCAGCCTGAAGATTAAGGCAGAAGGAACTGTGATAGTTTGCCAGTTCATTTTTGGttccatatttctttttaatcatgGGGATAAAATATGAACTCAGATAAGGTCATATCTTCAGCCTCTTGAATCAATTTAGAAAAGGATTATTACTAATATAAATTCTAAGATATCTCCTTTTGCCTAAAGGCGTTTGAATGTGAAGTTCATGTTAAGGGTCATATATTTTCTATTGTGGTTTTTTCTTGGCCCTTGAAAAATTGTATTTGAATTTTACTTATGACATTTTTCTATAAGTGTGGAGGTGGGACGTCCAGTGTCACGTGACATGGGCTGCCATAGTAACAGGCCTCCCTGCCTTGCATCCAATCAGATATGGGCAGTGTCTGTGACGTCAAGGAAAGCAGGGCCTATAAATTCGGCCAACAGCCTTCAACCCCCTCACTGTTCTTCTGGGCTGCGCTATGGAGATTGGCGGCTCTATCCTGTCCGAAACATCCTCTGACAGCTATGAGGAAGACGTGATCACCAAAGAAACTGGCATCTCCGAAATTGAGCCCTCTGAAAAGGAAATGGCGAAAGTGGAGACCTCCAAACCAGACCCATATGATGCGGAACCAAAAAAGGCAAAGCAGAAGACAGCTAAGGGCCGCTGTCGTCGTCGCCTGCCCTGCCATCATGACAATTTCTCAAGTTTTGCTACCTACTTCCCTAGGGTGCTGAGGCAAGTACATAGAGGTCTGAGTCTTTCCCACGACTCCGTGAACATCCTGGATTCGTTTGTGAAAGATACGTTTGAGCGGATTGCCGAAGAGGCCGGGCGCCTGGCCCGCAACAACAAGCGCCGCACCATCACGACCGAAGACATCAAGACAGCGGTGCGTCTTCTGTTGCCTGGGAAGCTCGGCAAGTATGCCATGTCCAAGGCTACCGAGTCGCTCAACACATACCACACCTGCAAATGAACTGCCTCAGGACTGTCTGACCATCGCAAACCAGACTTCAGGCTTCTCCCCTTAGGCCCTACATTTAATCTTTAAAGCATTTCTACcccaaagaaaacattaaaaacttcATTACCTTTGCTTCAATATGTGGCGGTTGTGTCATTTGTTCGATGGAAAATCGTGTACTTTTTCTTAACGTATTGCAACTCGTCCCTTTCCTAAATGGTTATTTCTGTTCGTGGTTTCTCAGTGATTTTAGGGATCTTTATGGTCAAAATTCTTTCCCTAAAAGTTTCATTggccttttccattttcattctcccATCTATATGTAGGTATCATCCAGAGATTTTTATATGGGGTATAGCAACCgataaaaaaaaagtgtggtcttcccaggtggctcagcagtaaagaatccgcctgcaatgcaagagtcacaggagaggcaggttccatccctgggtcataaatatccccgggaggagggcatggaaaccctctccagcattctttcctggcgaatccccatggagagaggagcctggtgggctacagtccatagggtctgcaAAGAGTCGAGCCCCACTGAAGCAAGGTAGCACGCAGGCACAcaaagagcagtgtgtgtgtgtatgtgtgctcagtcactcagtcatgtccgactctttctgaccccttggacaggagcccgccaggctcctatctccttgaaattttccaagcaagaacactgagctgggttgtcatttcctactccaggggatctttctgaccaggggATAGAAGCTgtgtctctttcgtctcctgcattggcagtcagattctttaccactgcaccagcagtagcagatataaaaatcacatttacCCATTCTATTCCTTCAACCCCAATTCacttccatgtgtaaaataggacTCAAACACagtgtaaaataagaaaattctaaATTTCTGGAATCAAGCACCATATCTTCTGAAATTACCTTATCCAGATTTCTCTGATCCTATTTTTTGTTTGCAACCTAGaacattttgctttaaaaaaaaaaaaaaaagaaaccaaaaatccTGACTGAATTGCAAACTTGCAGGGATGATGGGATAGTCCAGTGACAGCAAACGTAGCCACAGTCTCCACAGTAGCAGCCAATGAGGGACTGGTAGCCCATGAGATAAAGCAATTGGCCAAACGTATGGTGGAGTGAGGAGGGCTGAACAAATAACAACCTTCCTGTGACACTCAGCCTAGAGATGGAGCAGGAACGTGGGGTGATAGTTTCCCTGATGTTTTTCCATTCAAGCACCTGCTGTTAACCATGGCAATTTAATTACAGGCATCcatttcttggggcttcccaggtggtgctagtggtaaagaacctgccttcttATGAGGGGAACCTAAGAgccatggattcaatccctagattgggaaaatgccctggagaaaggcatggcaccccactccagtattcttactggaaagttccatggacagaggagcctagcgggttacaatccatagggtctcaaagagtcagacacgactgaagtggcttagcatgtgCACATCCATTtcttgggtcttcccaggtggtgccgtgctgggagccggcatattgcatattgagtgcagcactttccacagcatcatctttcaggatctggaatagctcaactggaattctatcactgccgggagccagcgtgaggaactccgcccatgacaaaggtcatgaggaaggaggctcggcatatgtaaaggcgggatcgagcctcaggagtccccctggaaattctcgagcatctacccccaaaccagagtctgcctactttcggctttgtgctctcacctatacctctgactttatgggggctgtcccccactacctctgtctgaaaaaagagttagcttacagctccagttaataattcctgggtgtgacagtgtttcaacctacaaactcctttggaaatcctctagcctgcctgaataggtttttccggccacatgtgattgttcagagcctcccaactgtgagaggcaggagatattctaaactgtctaaacacagattcttttgagtagttaaaagattgattagaaattgtattggtgaagggtttttcacttattgagccaatgtttgctgctaagtctccatactccttacctactgtgtccttggcagtgtattgattgatataatgggtg
This DNA window, taken from Bubalus kerabau isolate K-KA32 ecotype Philippines breed swamp buffalo chromosome X, PCC_UOA_SB_1v2, whole genome shotgun sequence, encodes the following:
- the LOC129639485 gene encoding late histone H2B.L4-like, with translation MEIGGSILSETSSDSYEEDVITKETGISEIEPSEKEMAKVETSKPDPYDAEPKKAKQKTAKGRCRRRLPCHHDNFSSFATYFPRVLRQVHRGLSLSHDSVNILDSFVKDTFERIAEEAGRLARNNKRRTITTEDIKTAVRLLLPGKLGKYAMSKATESLNTYHTCK